Below is a genomic region from Brucella sp. BE17.
TATCGGTCCAGTCATCACGGGCGAAGCAAAAACGATCATCGAAAAGCATGTTGCCGCCATGCGTGAACTTGGCCGCAAGGTCGAGCAGTTACCGCTTCCAGATGATTGCAGCACGGGCACCTTCGTTGCTCCGACGATCATCGAGATTGAAAAGCTTGCCGATCTCAAGCGCGAAGTGTTCGGCCCGGTCCTGCATGTGGTGCGCTACAAGCGTGACGATATGGAACGGCTGATCGACGATATCAATGCCACTGGCTACGGTCTGACCTTTGGGCTGCATACGCGCCTTGATGAAACCATTGCAGCCGTGACAGGACGCATTCGGGTTGGCAATATCTATATCAATCGTAACGTGATTGGTGCGGTCGTCGGCGTACAGCCCTTTGGCGGTCGCGGACTGTCGGGTACGGGTCCGAAGGCGGGTGGGCCGCTTTATCTTGGACGACTGGTCGAGACCGCACCCATCCCCCCACGCCATGCATCGGTGCATATCGACGGCGGGCTGAAAGATTTCGCAAAATGGCTTGGCAATCGCGGCATGAACGCTCTGGCGCAGGCCGCGCGTGAAACCGGAAGCATTTCGGCGCTCGGTCTTGATATCGAGCTTGTCGGTCCTGTTGGTGAGCGCAATCTCTATGCGCTGCATCCACGCGGACGCGTGCTTCTGGTGCCCGAAAGCGAAACCGGGCTTTACAGACAGTTGATCGCAGCCCTTGCGACCGGCAATGAAGTGGCAATCGACGACGCCTGCGGTCTTAAGGACAGTCTCAAGGGGCTTCCGGCGAGCCTTGGCAACCGTATCGTGTGGAGCACGGACTGGGCAGCGGATGCGCCTTTTGCCGGTGCCTTGATCGAGGGGGAGGCTGACCGTATCAAGGCGATCAATGGCAAGATTGCTGGTCTTCCCGGGCCGCTGGTGCTGGTACAGGCGGCATCGTCTGAAGAACTGGCAACACGCGATGATGCCTATTGCCTCAACTGGTTGCTGGAGGAGGTCTCAACCTCGATCAACACCACGGCTGCTGGCGGTAATGCCAGCCTGATGGCAATCGGCTGATTTCGGTTTGCCTTTTCCGCAATCGACTGCGATATCGGGACATGGCTTACGAAATCGACAACCTGCCGCTCCAAGACCTAATGCTGCCGATAAGTAGGGCGACGGCAGCACTCACCCGGCTCGACGAGCGACTTGGTCGCTCGCCGGTGGGCGTTGGCATGGTACAACGTCTACACATGCAGGATGCAATTGCATCCATGTGGCTTGACGGTGAGTTGGTGCATCTGGAGGATCTGGTTCTCCATGACGCTCTGATGGATAGTCGGACGCCGAGCCATGCCCTGACGCTCGCGCATGCGGTTCTGCGGATGCGTCGACAGATTGCCGGACGCCGCGCGAACTGGGCAATGAGTGATACAGGTCTAAGCCAGTTATTGGGCATAGACCCAACCACGCCTGTTGCGCCGGAGCCGGAGCCATACATAGCAAGCAGTGAGGAAGGAGATCCACTCGCAGTGGGGGACCCGCTGCTTGACGATATAGATGCGCTGCTGGCGCGCACCGACGCGCTTTTGACGGGCAAGGTTGCGGCTAGAAAGCAGGAACCCGCACGCGCGTCCCTGATTTACGAGGATGGCTGGGAGGAAGATGAGCGCTTGAAAGAATGGCGCGCCTGTTTTGACGCAACCGACCGTCTGCCATCTCTTCTGCGTGCAGCAATCATGCATGACGCGTGGTTTTCAATGGAGGTTGTCCAGCGTTCACCGTGGATCGGCAGGCTTCTGACCGCCGCATTCCTGCGCGAAGCGGGCGTAGGCCTCAACCATTTGCCGACGATAAGTCTGGGGCTTCGTAACAAAAGGCCGGACGAACGCCGCTCGCCCAACCGGCTTATCCGTTTGAGGACGTTTTTTGCATCAATTGAAGAAGCAGCCGAAGCCGGTATGAAAGAACACGACCGGCTGATGCTGGCGCGCGAACAGATGCAGCGCAAGCTGAAAGGCCGCAGGTCAAATTCGCGCCTGCCGCAACTGATGGAAATGGTGTTGGCGAACCCACTGGTCTCAAGCCAGATGGTGGAGAAGCAATTGCAGGTCACTGGCCCCGGCGCATTGAAGCTTATCGGCGACCTTAATTTGCGCGAGATTACCGGGCGCGGGCGTTTTCGCGCCTGGGGTATTTTATAGAGTATTGTCCATGCAATGATCGCGAAGGTGTTCAGCAAAAAGCTGGAATTCCTTGCGCCGTGCTGCATTGCTGCGCCATGCGAGAACCAGTGAACGTGAATTATTATTGCCCTCATAGGGAATGAGGCTCAAATCGGTGCCGCGCGTGACGCCAGCCTTGATGGCAAGGTTCGGCAGCAGGGTGACGCCCATTCCGAACTGTACCAGTTGCACCAGTGTTGTGATGCTGGTGGCATGTACGTCGCTACCCGATTGTGTCGGTTGTGATCCAATGGCCGCCATGACGTGCTCGCGCAGACAGTGGCCGGATTCGAGAAGAAGGACAGGCTGATCTGCGAGGTCGCTTGCATCTATATGGGCGCGGTTGGCCAGCGCGTGATCACGGCGCACGGCAAGGAAGAACGGGTCCTCGCCGATCTCTGCTATTTCAAAATCATGAAGATCATAAGGATGGGCGACGAGCGCAACATCGAGTGACCCTGAACGCAGGTTGTCGAGCAGCATTCGCGTCAATCCCTCGCGGACGCTCAATTGCAGTTCGGGAAAAAGCTGTGCGGTCTCCGGCAGGACTTTCGGCAGCAGAAAGGGTGCTATGGAGGGAATGACACCAAGGCGCAGCCGGGTGGTCAATGGTCGTTGCGCCTGTTGCGCCTGTTCCGGTAGTTCTTCGATCAGGGCCACGATATTACGCGCGCGCGCCAAAAAATCCTCGCCCGCCGGCAATAATTGCATGCGCCTGCCGGTTCGGTCGATGAGCGTTACGCCCAGTTCCGCTTCCAACGCCTGGATGGCGGCACTGAGCGTCGATTGCGTGACACCGACCGCTTCTGCGGCTCTCGAAAAAGAACCCGCTTGTACCAGTGAGAGAAAATAATGGAGTTGACGCACGCTGATATTAAGCATGGAATTATACAGGCCTCTTATCGTTAAAAACGATACCAATGATCGTAATAATCGCTTTGACCGATGAGTACAACAGGAGTATACAGGACTCGCAAGCAGAAATTTCTGAAAGTTTTGAATTTTCTGCATAAAACGAGATTTACAGGCAGGTACAAGATGCTCGGTATTGGCGACAAGCTCCCCTCTTTCACGGTTACAGGTGTGAAGCCTGGTTTTAATCACCATGAAGAAAACGGCGTTTCTGCCTTCGAGGAACTGACAGAACGAAGCTTCGACGGCAAGTGGAAGATCATCTTCTTCTACCCGAAGGATTTCACTTTTGTGTGCCCGACGGAAATCGCTGAATTCGCGCGCCTGGCTTCGGATTTCGAAGACCGTGATGCCGTCGTTCTTGGCGGTTCCACCGATAATGAATTCGTCAAGCTTGCATGGCGCCGTGATCACAAGGACCTCGACAAGCTGCCGATCTGGTCGTTCGCCGACACCAACGGTTCGCTGGTCGACGGCCTGGGCGTGCGTTCGCCGGATGGCGTCGCTTACCGCTACACTTTCGTGGTCGATCCCGACAACACGATCCAGCACGTTTATGCGACCAACCTCAATGTCGGTCGCGCACCGAAGGATACGCTGCGCGTTCTTGATGCGCTTCAGACCGACGAGCTTTGCCCTTGCAACCGCGAAGTCGGTGGCGAGACACTCAAGGCCGCTTGATCGCTTTTACGGTTTGACACAAAGGCGGGTTTGATCCCGCCTTTCTTTTATCTACAATTCATACAAGAGGGTTCCATGTCGATCGATGATCTGAAGTCAAAAATCCCGGATTTCGCCAAGGATGTCCGTCTCAACCTGTCGTCAATGGCCAGCGATGAAACGCTGACCCCGCAGCAGAAATATGGCTTGTTCGTGGCCTGTGCCATTGCCGCGCGCAATGATGATCTGCGCAAGGCGCTTGTTGCCGAAGCCGCTTCCAAGGTTGATGTCTCGGTCATTCAGGCCGCAAAGGCTGCAGCCTCCATCATGGGCATGAACAATATTTATTATCGCTTCGTGCATCTTGCCTCCAACAAAGAATACCGCACCATGCCGGCCAAGCTGCGCATGAACGTGATCGGCAATCCGGGCGTGGACAAGATCGATTTCGAACTCTGGTCGCTGGCGGTTTCCGCCATCAACGGCTGTGGGATGTGCATCGATGCGCATGAAGACGTGCTGCGCAAGGCCAATGTGACGAGCGAAGTCATTCAGACGGCGGTGCGCTTCGCCTCGATAATACAGTCGGTGGCGATTGCGCTGGAAGCTGCTGACACGGAATGACATTCCCATGAACTGAACAAGAAAAGCCCGCGGGAATTGCTTCCCGCGGGCTTTTTCTTTTGCGAACCGAGTTGCGTCTATCGTTCGCGCTGGAACGATAGGAACGCAAAGCCGACAAGCGAAACGGCTGCGGCGGTCATCATGTAGTAACCGACATAGTCGAAGCTATAATGGGTTGCGAGCCATGTCGCGATATAGGGCGCGACAGAAGCGCCGAGAATTCCAGCCAGATTGAAGGTCAGCGATGCGCCGGTATAGCGAACCGATGTCGGGAACGGACTGGCGAGTGCTGCGCCGATCGGACCATAGGTCATGCCCATCAGGCCAAAGCCAATGATAAGGAAAGCCAGGACACCAGCGGTGCCACCGGCAAAAAGCGGAGCCATGATCAGGCCATAGAGACCGATCGCAAGCGTGACCACAATCATCACTGGGCGCATGCCGTAACGGTCGGAAAGCAAGGCTGACACCGGAATGGTGAGGCCGAAGAAGATTACACCGATCATCTGAAGGATCAGGAATTCCTCGCGGCTATAGCCAAGCGCCCGCGTACCCCAGCCGAGCGAAAATACCGTCATGAGATAAAACAGCACGAAGGTCGCGACGGCGGCAATGGTGCCGAGAAAGAGATTGCGCTTGTGATCTTTGAAAAGTGTTGCGACGGGTACTTCGACGCGTTCAGCCTTGTCGATAGCCTTCTGGAATTCCGGTGTCTCGGCGATCTTCAGGCGGATAAACAGGCCGACAGCGACGAGTATCGCGCTGGCGACGAAAGGAATACGCCATCCAAAGAGGAAGAACTGATCTTCCGTGAGCGTTTCAGCCAGCACAAGAAAGATGCCGGTTGCCAGGATGAAGCCGACTGGCGCGCCGAGCTGCGGGAACATGCCGTACCAGGTACGCTTGCCTTTTGGCGCATTTTCAGTTGCAAGCAACACCGCGCCACCCCACTCTCCACCAAGGCCAAGCCCCTGTCCGAGACGGCAAAGCGCCAACAGCAGCGGCGCCCAGACACCGATGGACGCGTATGTCGGCAGGAAGCCGATGGCGACCGTCGAAATACCCATGGTCATGAGTGCAGCAACCAGCGTTGCCTTGCGGCCGATTTTGTCACCGAAATGGCCGAACAATGCACCACCAATAGGACGGGCAAAAAACGCAATCGCGAATGTGGCCAGCGACTGGAGCAATGCTGAGTTGCCATCGCTTGCCGGGAAGAAAAGATGCGGGAATACAATCACCGCAGCGGTGGCGTAAATATAAAAATCAAAGAATTCGATCGTGGTGCCGATCATGCTTGCGGCCAGAACGCGGCGCGCGGAATTTTTCTGCGGGATTACCGCTTGAGCGACAGTCATCTTTATATCCATTTTTTAAAGAGCTGCCTCAGTATGTCAGCCCAAACTGAGGGCTTCTTTAAAGCGTCACAATACGGAATCGCAAGCGGAAAAGGATTTTTACGTAATTTTATGAATGGGAAATTTTATCTTTCTAAAGAAAAGTAAAAAGGAATCTTATTCAGTCTCAGAAATGCCCGGCAACAGTGAACCTTTTGCTTTTCCCAGCGTTATGCTTCTTTAATAAATATTGGAGTTTAAAATAATAAATATTGGAGTTTAAAATGCGCAGACTGATTTTGAATGCAACAATCGTGTTTATTGCTACTGCGGCTCAGGCGCAGGGACTGACTGTCAAAATGTTTGAAGCGCTGCCGACGGGGCAGGGCAAGGTGCTCGGCACGATAGCGATCTCGCAGACACCAGACGGATTGAAATTTACGCCCGCACTTACGGGCATAAAGGTCGGCGAACATGGCTTCCATGTTCATCAGAACGGCAGCTGTGCACCGGGCGAAGAAGATGGGAAGACCGTTCCCGCCCATGCGGCAGGCGGGCATTATGACCCCGCAGAGACCAAAAGCCACCATGGCCCGGAAGGCGATGGCCATCTTGGCGACCTTCCATTGCTGAGGGCAGACGCTGACGGCAAGATTGAAACTTCGGTTGTCGCTCCGCATCTTAAATCGCTGGACGAGATTAAAGGACGTTCACTGATGATTCACGTTGGTGGCGACAATTATTCCGATGAACCTAAGCCGCTGGGCGGCGGCGGAGCGCGTCTTGCCTGCGGCGTGATTGAATAACGATCAGCCCCAGTTTTCAATACGAAGCTTGGAGCCGTCTGAAAACCGTGAAATGTGGAAAGGTGTCGGATCGACAATGGGCGTTTCACCACTCGCCATATCGGCGACAAGACGTCCTGCGCCCGGTCCGATGCCAAATCCATGACCGGAAAAACCGGTGGCGACAATCAGTCCTTCCGTGCCTGGCACCGGTGAGATGACCGGAATAATGTCGGGCATTGTGTCGATATAGCCTGCCCATTGCTGTGCGATGGTGGCGGATGCGAAAGCGGGAAACGCTTCTTTCAGTTTTGTGAGGATCGCCGCATTGGTGGGGCGATGCGGTTTTGGATCGAGTACGCGGATTTTTTCGAAAATCGAGATCTGATCAGCGGGGCGCAATTTCCATTGTAGCGCTTCCTCGAAGAATTGTTTTCCGAAGCGAAAGCGTAAAGAACGCCATTCCGATGAAAGCGAAGGAATGAAGTCGCGAAAAAACCGGAAATTGTCGGGTGCAATATCGGCGATGGAGCCGGTCAGGCTTGCAACCGTGTAACCGCCATCAAGCCTCTTGCGTAGAGCAAAGTCGGAAAAAGCGATTGCTGGTTCAACGCCGCCGTCAATGGGCGCTGTACGAAAGACCGAGGAGCGGACTTTGAGTTGCGGTAGCCGGGTTTCGAAGGCTGAGAGGATCAGCCTTGACCAAGCACCGCCTGCAACCACCACAGTATCGCATTTAACCGAACCCTTTTCGGTCAGGACTGCCGCAATCCGGCCATTGGTGGTTTCTATGTCGCGCACCGCACAGTTTTGTACGATGACGGCACCGTCTTGCTGAGCCTTGGCGGCAAAGGCCGGAACGGCTTTCTGCGGTTCGGCGCGACCGTCGAGCGGTGTCAGCATGCCGCCCACGAGACGGCGGGTGAGGCCGGGGGCGAGCTCTTGAATGTCATTTCCATTCAAAAGCCTCGTTTCAATACCATGGGCACGCGCAATTGCGATCCACTCCTCAAAGCGCGCCAGCTGTTCGGGCTTATCGGCAGCATAGGCGATGCCGGTTATGCGAAAGCCGGTTTCCCGGCCAGTCCGCTGGTTCATGCCTTCCCAGAGCCGCATGCTCTCATTGATCAGCGGCATTTCGCGACTGTCGCGTCCGGTGCGTCGGCACCAGCCCCAGTTGCGGCTCGACTGCTCACCTGCAATTTCGCCTTTTTCGAACAGCGCGACCGGAATGCCGCGTTCGGCCAGAAACAGCGCGGTGGAAACCCCAATGATGCCGCCGCCGATAATCGCGACCCGGGTTTCACGCGGCAGAACGTTCACTGTGGTGAGCTTGTCGGTGACCGGGCCCATATTGCTCTCCTGAAAGGTGGCTATGCTAAACGTAGTGACCATGCTCCGATTTCTTTTGCCATTCAACAACTCCTCCATCCCAAACCCAGCGTTTAAACGTTGTTGAGCATTTCAGTCCGGTTTTTATGGCGCTCGGTGTAAACCGCCGTTATAAGGAACCGGAAGAAATGGAAACCTGATCTGACATGAATGCACATGACCGATATGAGGAGCCGCGACTGCGGATAGCGAACAGCACAACCGCGCTGGCCCTTTCGGGCGTCTCACGCTGTTTCGGCGATGTGGTTGCCCTCAATGATGTATCGCTTGAAGTGCAGAGCGGTGAGATTATCTGCCTCGTTGGGCATTCGGGCTGCGGCAAAACCTCGATGCTGCGAATCATTGCCGGTATCGATGTGCCGGACCACGGCACCTTGACCATGAACGGACGCGATCTGGTCTCACATTCGCAGTTCATCGAGCCGGAAAAGCGCAATATCGGCGTTGTGTTTCAGGATTATGCGCTGTTTCCGCATCTCACCGTCAGTGAGAATGTCCGCTTTGGCCTGCGCCGGCTTGGCCGGGATGCGGCGGGGGAAAGGGTGCGTGAACTTCTCGATCTGGTTGGCTTGGCATCGATGGCGGATCGCTATCCGCACATGCTTTCGGGTGGCGAGCAGCAGCGCGTGGCGCTCATCCGCGCGCTCGCGCCCAAACCCGATCTTTTGTTGATGGATGAACCTTTTTCCAATCTTGATCGCGGCCTGCGTGCCAAAATCCGCCGCGAGACCGTCGCATTGCTGCGTTCTCTCAATACGACAGCGATCATCGTCACGCATGAAGCCGAAGAAGCTCTTTCGACGGGCGATCGCGTTGTGTTGATGCGCGGTGGAGAAATTGTGCAGAGCGGAACCGCGCGTGATTTGCATGATCGGCCGCAAAGTCGTTATGCAGCAGATTTTTTCTGTGACTTCAATGTCATTCAAGGAGAGTTGCACGGCCGGACGATAAAGACGCCTATCGGTTTATTTCCCGCGCCTGAAACATTGCAGCCTGATGCAAGTATGAGCCTTTATCTGCGCCCGGGCGACTTGAAGATCGTATCGCAAGACGAGGTGGTTGAGGATGATCTCCATTGCTTCATCGAGGCGCGGACATTTCTCGGCGAAACGGAAGAGTTGCTTGTGCGCAACGAGGATGGGGCAACGAGCCTTCGGCTGCGCACCGCTGCACATATACCTGCGACAGCCAGTCATGTCTTTGTGCGCCCAGATCATGAGAAGGTCTTGATTTTCCAGAGTTGAGCCTGCGACCCGTTGACCAGTCAGAGACAGGGCGATATAAGCTGATTGTCTTACTCATCATTTAATTTGGAACTATTCCAAACGGAGGCAATATGTCGATTTTCGCGCGTACGGGTCTTGCTCTTGTAGCAGCCACTTTTCTCACAGGTGCGGCTTCTGCAAATGAAGTTAATATTTACACGACGCGTGAGCCGGGCCTCATTCAGCCACTGTTGGATGCCTTTAAGGCTTCGACCGGTATCACTGTCAACACGGTTTTCTTGAAAGATGGACTGGCTGAGCGTGTGGCTTCGGAAGGTGCAAGTTCACCTGCCGATATTCTGATGACGGTTGACGCGGGCAATCTTGTTGATCTGGCGGAAAAGGGTCTGACCCAGCCGATCGAATCCAAGGTATTGAGCGAGGCCGTGCCGGAACAGCTTCGCGACGCCAAGGGTAACTGGTATGCCTTGTCCATGCGTGCGCGTGTCGTTTATGCCGCCAAGGATCTGGAACTGGATGCCATCAATTACGAAGACTTGTCCGATCCGAAGTGGAAGGGCAAGCTCTGCATTCGCAGCGGACAGCATCCATACAACACGGCGCTGTTTGCCGATTACATTGCTCACCACGGCGCTGAAAAGACCGAGGAGTGGCTGTCGGGCGTTAAGGCCAATCTGGCGCGCAAGGCAGCCGGCGGCGACCGTGACGGCGCCAAGGATATCGTAGGTGGTATTTGCGATATCGCCGTTGCCAATTCCTATTATGTCGGCCTGATGCGCTCGGGCAAAAGCGGCGATGAGCAGAAGACATGGGGCGAGGGTATCAAAGTCCTTCTT
It encodes:
- a CDS encoding RHE_PE00001 family protein; amino-acid sequence: MAYEIDNLPLQDLMLPISRATAALTRLDERLGRSPVGVGMVQRLHMQDAIASMWLDGELVHLEDLVLHDALMDSRTPSHALTLAHAVLRMRRQIAGRRANWAMSDTGLSQLLGIDPTTPVAPEPEPYIASSEEGDPLAVGDPLLDDIDALLARTDALLTGKVAARKQEPARASLIYEDGWEEDERLKEWRACFDATDRLPSLLRAAIMHDAWFSMEVVQRSPWIGRLLTAAFLREAGVGLNHLPTISLGLRNKRPDERRSPNRLIRLRTFFASIEEAAEAGMKEHDRLMLAREQMQRKLKGRRSNSRLPQLMEMVLANPLVSSQMVEKQLQVTGPGALKLIGDLNLREITGRGRFRAWGIL
- a CDS encoding hydrogen peroxide-inducible genes activator — translated: MLNISVRQLHYFLSLVQAGSFSRAAEAVGVTQSTLSAAIQALEAELGVTLIDRTGRRMQLLPAGEDFLARARNIVALIEELPEQAQQAQRPLTTRLRLGVIPSIAPFLLPKVLPETAQLFPELQLSVREGLTRMLLDNLRSGSLDVALVAHPYDLHDFEIAEIGEDPFFLAVRRDHALANRAHIDASDLADQPVLLLESGHCLREHVMAAIGSQPTQSGSDVHATSITTLVQLVQFGMGVTLLPNLAIKAGVTRGTDLSLIPYEGNNNSRSLVLAWRSNAARRKEFQLFAEHLRDHCMDNTL
- a CDS encoding peroxiredoxin, which translates into the protein MLGIGDKLPSFTVTGVKPGFNHHEENGVSAFEELTERSFDGKWKIIFFYPKDFTFVCPTEIAEFARLASDFEDRDAVVLGGSTDNEFVKLAWRRDHKDLDKLPIWSFADTNGSLVDGLGVRSPDGVAYRYTFVVDPDNTIQHVYATNLNVGRAPKDTLRVLDALQTDELCPCNREVGGETLKAA
- a CDS encoding carboxymuconolactone decarboxylase family protein, translating into MSIDDLKSKIPDFAKDVRLNLSSMASDETLTPQQKYGLFVACAIAARNDDLRKALVAEAASKVDVSVIQAAKAAASIMGMNNIYYRFVHLASNKEYRTMPAKLRMNVIGNPGVDKIDFELWSLAVSAINGCGMCIDAHEDVLRKANVTSEVIQTAVRFASIIQSVAIALEAADTE
- a CDS encoding MFS transporter, which produces MTVAQAVIPQKNSARRVLAASMIGTTIEFFDFYIYATAAVIVFPHLFFPASDGNSALLQSLATFAIAFFARPIGGALFGHFGDKIGRKATLVAALMTMGISTVAIGFLPTYASIGVWAPLLLALCRLGQGLGLGGEWGGAVLLATENAPKGKRTWYGMFPQLGAPVGFILATGIFLVLAETLTEDQFFLFGWRIPFVASAILVAVGLFIRLKIAETPEFQKAIDKAERVEVPVATLFKDHKRNLFLGTIAAVATFVLFYLMTVFSLGWGTRALGYSREEFLILQMIGVIFFGLTIPVSALLSDRYGMRPVMIVVTLAIGLYGLIMAPLFAGGTAGVLAFLIIGFGLMGMTYGPIGAALASPFPTSVRYTGASLTFNLAGILGASVAPYIATWLATHYSFDYVGYYMMTAAAVSLVGFAFLSFQRER
- the sodC gene encoding superoxide dismutase [Cu-Zn] SodC, producing MRRLILNATIVFIATAAQAQGLTVKMFEALPTGQGKVLGTIAISQTPDGLKFTPALTGIKVGEHGFHVHQNGSCAPGEEDGKTVPAHAAGGHYDPAETKSHHGPEGDGHLGDLPLLRADADGKIETSVVAPHLKSLDEIKGRSLMIHVGGDNYSDEPKPLGGGGARLACGVIE
- a CDS encoding FAD-binding oxidoreductase, with the protein product MGPVTDKLTTVNVLPRETRVAIIGGGIIGVSTALFLAERGIPVALFEKGEIAGEQSSRNWGWCRRTGRDSREMPLINESMRLWEGMNQRTGRETGFRITGIAYAADKPEQLARFEEWIAIARAHGIETRLLNGNDIQELAPGLTRRLVGGMLTPLDGRAEPQKAVPAFAAKAQQDGAVIVQNCAVRDIETTNGRIAAVLTEKGSVKCDTVVVAGGAWSRLILSAFETRLPQLKVRSSVFRTAPIDGGVEPAIAFSDFALRKRLDGGYTVASLTGSIADIAPDNFRFFRDFIPSLSSEWRSLRFRFGKQFFEEALQWKLRPADQISIFEKIRVLDPKPHRPTNAAILTKLKEAFPAFASATIAQQWAGYIDTMPDIIPVISPVPGTEGLIVATGFSGHGFGIGPGAGRLVADMASGETPIVDPTPFHISRFSDGSKLRIENWG
- a CDS encoding ABC transporter ATP-binding protein, which translates into the protein MNAHDRYEEPRLRIANSTTALALSGVSRCFGDVVALNDVSLEVQSGEIICLVGHSGCGKTSMLRIIAGIDVPDHGTLTMNGRDLVSHSQFIEPEKRNIGVVFQDYALFPHLTVSENVRFGLRRLGRDAAGERVRELLDLVGLASMADRYPHMLSGGEQQRVALIRALAPKPDLLLMDEPFSNLDRGLRAKIRRETVALLRSLNTTAIIVTHEAEEALSTGDRVVLMRGGEIVQSGTARDLHDRPQSRYAADFFCDFNVIQGELHGRTIKTPIGLFPAPETLQPDASMSLYLRPGDLKIVSQDEVVEDDLHCFIEARTFLGETEELLVRNEDGATSLRLRTAAHIPATASHVFVRPDHEKVLIFQS
- a CDS encoding Fe(3+) ABC transporter substrate-binding protein, which encodes MSIFARTGLALVAATFLTGAASANEVNIYTTREPGLIQPLLDAFKASTGITVNTVFLKDGLAERVASEGASSPADILMTVDAGNLVDLAEKGLTQPIESKVLSEAVPEQLRDAKGNWYALSMRARVVYAAKDLELDAINYEDLSDPKWKGKLCIRSGQHPYNTALFADYIAHHGAEKTEEWLSGVKANLARKAAGGDRDGAKDIVGGICDIAVANSYYVGLMRSGKSGDEQKTWGEGIKVLLPTFKDGGTQVNISGAAVAKNAPHKEEAVKLLEYLVSDEAQKIYAEANFEYPVKPGAPVDPIVESFGELNIDKVPLTEIVSHRKQASELVDKVGFDN